A single region of the uncultured Tolumonas sp. genome encodes:
- the tssI gene encoding type VI secretion system tip protein TssI/VgrG, which yields MFFEANQARFMCSVPGLPAVFQVLRFHGEEFISQSFDFSITLVCEDSGLDLAAFLYQPCTFRIKTPDGYRVIAGVIHEMAQGDSGLRLTEYHITLRPRLALLRHRVNYQIFQQLSVQKIVEQLLQEAQFTSLDYHWRLHEKHPLRDYCVQYAESDYDFIHRILSEEGIHYHYEVQNGHSVLVLGDGNFAFPAGVSMDHRPASGLHADKPALRECQIFWHTVAGKVTGRDFTFTRPLTPLQADITPPSAGKNEQTHNTQSPKLATQPLAVECLEDYRWPISSDNDADTLRLSQLAQARHSQATVTMNGVTDHSGLMAGKFATFNALPRREFEPLWLVQSVRHEGEQPQVLEETSGGQASYRNQFTAMPWQRLFVPPCWPKRPTLSGYQTAIVTGPKGEEIYTDEQGRIKVQFHWDRAGQGDEKTSCWLRLAQSWAGDRYGSHWIPRVGQEVVVSFEHGNPDRPLVLGCVYNGANHLPYELPTHKSRTVFKTLSTPGGGGFNELRFEDKKGHEQIYLHAQRDWELMVKANAFATIDGDSHRLTHGNAIERVKGEQQELVKQDSFEHLKTDDQLKLSGTFQHQVDQSFLVSVSDELHQNAAIKINMEAGAGLTLKVGGSFITISAAGVQMVAPSISLNGGAAPLVGTLLTLLDVIKPIGAVMATARKKVASASKLCRARQKK from the coding sequence ATGTTCTTCGAAGCCAATCAGGCACGGTTTATGTGTTCAGTGCCGGGTCTGCCCGCTGTTTTTCAGGTGCTACGCTTCCACGGCGAAGAGTTCATCAGCCAGAGCTTTGATTTTTCCATCACCCTTGTTTGTGAAGACTCGGGCTTAGATCTGGCCGCTTTCCTCTATCAACCGTGCACGTTCCGCATCAAAACCCCAGATGGGTATCGTGTAATTGCCGGTGTGATTCATGAAATGGCACAGGGGGATAGCGGCTTACGTCTCACGGAATATCACATTACCTTGCGGCCCCGGCTGGCATTATTGCGGCATCGCGTGAACTATCAAATCTTCCAGCAACTCAGCGTGCAGAAAATCGTCGAGCAGCTGCTGCAGGAAGCCCAATTCACCAGTTTGGACTATCACTGGCGGCTGCATGAGAAACATCCGCTGCGTGACTATTGTGTGCAGTATGCCGAGTCGGATTATGACTTCATCCATCGGATCTTGTCAGAGGAAGGCATCCACTATCATTACGAAGTGCAAAATGGTCACTCGGTTTTAGTGCTGGGCGATGGTAATTTTGCTTTTCCGGCGGGTGTTAGCATGGATCACCGCCCAGCCAGCGGCCTCCATGCCGATAAACCTGCGTTACGCGAATGTCAGATATTTTGGCATACTGTTGCCGGTAAAGTGACCGGGCGAGATTTCACGTTTACTCGCCCGCTGACACCATTACAGGCCGACATCACGCCGCCGTCTGCCGGCAAGAATGAACAAACGCATAATACACAATCACCAAAATTAGCTACTCAACCATTAGCCGTCGAGTGTTTAGAAGACTATCGCTGGCCGATCTCCAGTGATAACGATGCCGATACCTTGCGCTTAAGCCAGCTGGCGCAGGCCCGCCATAGTCAGGCTACGGTGACAATGAATGGTGTTACCGACCATAGCGGGTTAATGGCGGGCAAATTTGCCACGTTTAACGCCTTACCACGTCGTGAATTTGAACCGCTGTGGTTGGTGCAATCGGTTCGGCATGAAGGCGAACAACCCCAGGTTTTAGAAGAAACCAGTGGTGGACAGGCCAGTTATCGTAATCAATTCACCGCCATGCCATGGCAGCGTCTGTTTGTACCACCATGCTGGCCGAAACGACCCACATTATCCGGTTATCAGACAGCAATCGTGACAGGCCCGAAAGGTGAAGAGATCTACACCGATGAACAGGGGCGCATCAAAGTGCAGTTTCATTGGGACAGAGCCGGTCAGGGCGATGAGAAAACCTCTTGTTGGTTGCGATTAGCCCAAAGTTGGGCAGGCGATCGTTATGGCAGCCATTGGATACCGCGCGTGGGGCAGGAAGTGGTTGTCAGTTTTGAACATGGCAACCCGGATCGGCCACTGGTGTTGGGTTGCGTTTATAACGGCGCCAATCATCTTCCTTATGAACTCCCCACCCATAAAAGCCGCACCGTGTTTAAAACCTTATCGACACCGGGTGGCGGTGGTTTTAATGAGTTACGTTTTGAAGACAAAAAAGGCCACGAGCAAATTTATCTGCACGCACAGCGTGACTGGGAACTGATGGTCAAGGCCAACGCTTTTGCTACTATCGATGGTGATAGCCACCGACTCACGCATGGCAACGCTATTGAACGAGTCAAAGGCGAGCAGCAGGAGCTCGTTAAACAAGACAGTTTTGAACACCTGAAAACCGACGATCAACTTAAGCTGAGCGGCACGTTCCAACATCAGGTCGATCAGTCGTTTTTGGTGTCCGTCAGCGATGAATTACATCAAAACGCGGCGATTAAAATCAATATGGAAGCCGGGGCAGGGCTGACGCTCAAAGTCGGTGGCAGCTTTATCACTATCAGTGCTGCCGGTGTGCAGATGGTGGCACCTTCGATTAGTTTGAACGGCGGTGCGGCGCCTTTGGTGGGGACGCTGTTAACACTGTTAGATGTCATCAAACCCATCGGAGCCGTCATGGCGACTGCCCGCAAGAAAGTCGCTTCTGCTTCTAAGCTCTGTCGCGCAAGGCAGAAAAAGTGA
- a CDS encoding DUF943 family protein, with protein sequence MKLVNRINIPVIFIFVLILISTCDYCLPVSIVDFYKSENDNGSYIAIISMAPKNMVGAIQFWLKNKKLILNKTNVLNNGKYILFVKNEFEGKSDEDYVQLCLLKQIKNNEKCINYSNRLFTVTRRQKNGVGLYSLNQEDVYLKNDTSCLFFDYDNGNKEYLGCDKNTNE encoded by the coding sequence ATGAAGTTGGTCAATAGGATAAATATTCCTGTCATATTTATTTTTGTCCTTATATTGATTTCCACTTGCGACTATTGTCTACCTGTATCTATTGTTGATTTCTACAAGTCTGAAAATGATAATGGATCATATATAGCAATCATCAGTATGGCACCAAAAAACATGGTAGGCGCTATTCAGTTCTGGTTGAAAAATAAAAAATTAATTCTGAATAAAACGAATGTGCTGAACAATGGAAAATATATTTTATTTGTTAAGAATGAATTTGAAGGCAAGAGCGATGAAGATTATGTACAATTATGCTTGCTAAAACAAATAAAAAACAATGAAAAATGTATAAATTATTCAAACCGGCTTTTTACTGTCACGAGAAGACAGAAAAATGGAGTAGGTCTATATTCGTTAAATCAAGAAGATGTATATTTAAAAAATGATACCTCTTGTTTGTTTTTTGATTATGATAATGGAAATAAAGAGTATCTTGGTTGTGATAAGAATACTAACGAATAG
- a CDS encoding DUF4123 domain-containing protein — MTLTHWQQHLPANHAIYALIDPLADNQPLHYWYRHASDTQAWPLYGGTEFTDDILHGPWLLPLAQLPNWLTWWQEQESTGQAQGVLIASPYPVEQLVRHWQSLLIAGLDGEEVLFRYYDPRVLAPMLATFTETEICQFLGPTTSLLIWHQADWRVYSPYPNADLTEHTEPWWRMRPSHFVGQPGEKETCLTNIAQWLWQQAPELTSQQYEKFGDLRYALDAHYDELSKQAISDRWLPSVLILYLFGFRDWWPGIQNVVALPPEAEQTDVMHTIIALIEKYQRSKMQEDDGQ; from the coding sequence ATGACACTCACTCACTGGCAACAGCACTTACCTGCCAATCATGCGATCTACGCATTAATCGATCCGTTGGCGGATAACCAACCGTTGCACTATTGGTATCGACACGCCAGCGACACACAAGCATGGCCGCTCTACGGCGGCACTGAATTTACCGATGATATTTTACATGGTCCCTGGTTACTTCCTCTGGCACAACTACCCAACTGGCTGACGTGGTGGCAAGAACAAGAGAGCACTGGTCAGGCACAAGGCGTTCTGATTGCCAGCCCATACCCAGTCGAGCAGCTGGTTCGACATTGGCAAAGTCTGCTGATTGCAGGGTTAGATGGTGAAGAAGTGCTGTTTCGCTATTACGACCCCCGCGTGCTGGCACCAATGCTTGCCACATTTACTGAGACTGAGATCTGCCAATTTCTCGGCCCTACCACATCGTTGTTAATTTGGCATCAAGCCGATTGGCGGGTTTATTCACCTTATCCCAACGCTGATTTAACCGAACACACCGAGCCTTGGTGGCGGATGCGGCCGTCCCATTTCGTGGGGCAACCCGGCGAAAAAGAGACGTGTCTGACAAATATTGCACAATGGTTGTGGCAACAAGCCCCGGAATTAACCTCCCAACAATATGAAAAATTTGGGGATCTTCGGTATGCATTAGATGCACATTACGATGAACTGAGCAAACAAGCCATATCTGATCGGTGGCTACCGTCTGTGTTGATACTTTATCTGTTTGGTTTTCGTGACTGGTGGCCAGGCATACAAAATGTGGTTGCATTACCTCCCGAAGCAGAACAAACCGATGTCATGCATACGATCATTGCACTGATAGAAAAATACCAACGAAGCAAGATGCAGGAAGACGATGGGCAATAA
- a CDS encoding DUF3289 family protein produces MGNNIKNCLECQKNQFWVEIRLVDELNKPFGSLTGTLKDATGNIHAITLTGGYLLLTDLPAGPVELKLETKALLTEAKKHKPRPMPQTSPAKEYADKNKGYQKSKMKYQYITLGDVWTFEPQIIPDRHRPSSAGQPLRMATNNSYVLEIKSLAQITLPALIHKTPDAGHYMDDYTVADDMQHGDLSKSMIMEIVPTIPERFFSDSAEIHFRRMIARCSIYSWYGDYSSLGETMINRFKQNKTGKFSHSLLNKALHDHENTNDTVEKIKIMIKNKLTRNNYEMGNEDLEQVFNDLTFGKNKIIHAGFNKKEDYINGLVLSVHTLWCMEIRLTKLDVDLVDKKFRGLIEIVAQDHFGLDKKDITAGSKVAQSDAMFKSWFMLQRWSEFNYKPFITEMIIVREINGDL; encoded by the coding sequence ATGGGCAATAACATAAAAAACTGTCTGGAATGTCAGAAAAACCAGTTCTGGGTTGAAATTCGGTTAGTGGATGAGCTGAATAAACCTTTTGGCTCATTAACCGGCACACTTAAGGATGCGACAGGTAACATACATGCCATAACGTTAACAGGCGGATATCTGTTATTAACCGACCTCCCAGCAGGGCCTGTGGAACTCAAGCTGGAGACTAAGGCTTTATTAACGGAAGCTAAAAAACATAAACCCCGGCCGATGCCGCAAACCTCACCAGCTAAAGAGTATGCTGATAAAAACAAAGGCTATCAGAAGAGTAAAATGAAATATCAGTATATTACTCTGGGTGATGTCTGGACTTTTGAGCCGCAGATTATTCCTGATAGGCATCGACCCAGTAGCGCTGGCCAGCCTTTGCGGATGGCAACGAATAATAGCTATGTTTTAGAGATTAAATCATTAGCGCAGATTACCCTTCCGGCATTAATTCATAAAACACCTGATGCTGGTCATTATATGGATGATTATACAGTTGCCGATGATATGCAGCATGGTGATTTGTCTAAATCCATGATTATGGAAATAGTTCCAACGATCCCAGAACGCTTTTTTTCTGATTCGGCAGAGATCCATTTTAGAAGGATGATTGCTCGATGTAGTATTTATTCATGGTATGGTGATTATTCATCATTGGGCGAAACGATGATCAATAGGTTCAAGCAAAATAAAACAGGCAAGTTTTCACATTCATTGCTAAACAAAGCATTACATGATCATGAAAATACGAATGACACCGTTGAAAAAATAAAAATCATGATTAAAAATAAATTAACAAGAAATAATTATGAAATGGGAAATGAAGATTTAGAACAGGTTTTCAATGACCTGACTTTTGGGAAAAACAAAATAATACATGCAGGATTTAATAAAAAAGAAGATTACATTAATGGATTGGTTCTAAGTGTTCATACACTTTGGTGTATGGAAATTAGATTGACAAAATTAGATGTCGACCTAGTGGATAAAAAATTTAGAGGGTTAATTGAGATTGTTGCTCAAGATCACTTTGGGCTGGATAAGAAAGATATTACGGCTGGGAGTAAAGTAGCTCAATCGGATGCAATGTTTAAATCTTGGTTCATGCTACAACGTTGGAGCGAGTTTAACTATAAACCTTTTATAACAGAAATGATAATAGTTAGAGAGATAAATGGTGATCTATGA
- a CDS encoding carbonate dehydratase has protein sequence MIRKNPSGHLPVIAESAYVDSTAIICGKVIIKENVFVGPYAVIRADEVDANGEMEPIVIGANSNIQDGVVIHSKSGAAVTIGEYTSIAHRSIVHGPCTVGNRVFIGFNTVLFNCEVGDGAVIRHNSVVDGQDLPAEFYVPSSTRICPESDLSEIPRVTVAATEFSEDVAHTNIDLVKGYKALQNEF, from the coding sequence ATGATCCGTAAAAATCCGTCAGGCCATCTGCCTGTTATTGCCGAATCAGCTTATGTCGATTCAACCGCGATCATCTGCGGTAAAGTCATCATTAAAGAAAATGTATTTGTCGGTCCTTATGCCGTGATCAGAGCTGACGAAGTCGATGCCAATGGTGAAATGGAACCGATTGTGATCGGTGCTAATTCGAACATTCAAGACGGTGTTGTCATTCACTCTAAATCGGGTGCTGCCGTCACGATTGGCGAATATACATCGATTGCCCATCGCTCTATCGTGCACGGCCCTTGCACCGTTGGAAATCGCGTATTTATCGGTTTTAACACCGTGCTGTTTAACTGTGAAGTCGGTGATGGTGCCGTGATCCGCCATAACTCGGTGGTTGATGGTCAGGATCTGCCAGCAGAATTTTATGTGCCATCCAGCACTCGTATTTGCCCGGAAAGCGACTTGAGCGAAATTCCACGCGTCACCGTGGCAGCCACCGAATTTTCCGAAGACGTGGCGCATACCAATATTGACTTGGTGAAAGGTTATAAAGCGTTGCAGAACGAGTTTTGA